The proteins below come from a single Corynebacterium glyciniphilum AJ 3170 genomic window:
- a CDS encoding AAA family ATPase codes for MLNFRSLTLSHVAGVTHAHLEFPESGVLVVHGPNEAGKSTLLRAVRLLLDDTPTSSRKRDVKLLKDVSVDEPTTISAELVVGETELQLTKAFNKGAGRCELRVTAPRAESLTGREASDRFAEIMRGEVDTDLLDALTVEQGASLDQLAAAGLGPLERALNGEPADGSEDNDGVGTADAGDGGGAAVLVDRIATERARYFTPGGKPSKEYKAAMDERAAALEEHTAAGKAYDQAQTLIIELERLRAEKETIALQEPHAREEARTAAVNAERGRERQRRLDECRAVLTGAQQRLELAEQRLQVRRDRITELTAAVNVHDEATAEAAAASDAAEGAQQQETELRMTLTRERRRARSTMAFIRYLDAVHHRDTLAETLRALREKQTEARGIAELITSTRELIDQNPVTAEAAETVRRADADLTRAESVRDASATLIELTGEQGGRFFVDGDEYELGETPEQLHVTSRRTLQLGDFSLTITPAQGVGRSKDGSDLTADVDSATARLQSALADAGVDTVEAVTRKAETRRQLQTELAELRIKVSQATGGLGLEELDRNIEEQGLEHRRAEHAVSAAREVLDTEDPDNEVELPDSDVADTEELRRDAEACEGRVDRLREELDTLARTGAAAVLNSRLEEQKRAAARGADLEAALEGMRADVSDDHLRTQVEQAHREVEDATEKLEGLTAELDPAVSDLDTLEGLLAGAESRVRTLRDRADRISHEISRANGALGEHSGVAERLEAASARLQRAQRTEERVSQQAQAADTLHRAVQSARDDARRRYEAPYRASVESLARTLYGRAVSIEFDDDLSISRRVLDATALDAAQLSGGAREQLAILSRLAVADIVGRGEGVPVVIDDALGFSDTARIHRMNVVLSQLAKTNQIIILTCDPARFDSIPGATATSMAELRQ; via the coding sequence ATGCTGAACTTCAGGTCGCTCACCCTGTCCCACGTGGCAGGCGTCACCCATGCCCATCTCGAGTTTCCAGAGAGCGGAGTGTTGGTCGTGCACGGCCCCAACGAGGCAGGGAAATCGACCCTGCTTCGTGCGGTCCGTCTCCTGCTCGATGACACCCCGACGAGCTCCCGGAAGCGGGACGTGAAGCTGCTGAAGGACGTCAGCGTCGACGAGCCGACCACCATCTCTGCCGAACTCGTGGTCGGGGAGACCGAACTACAGCTGACCAAGGCCTTCAACAAAGGAGCAGGGCGTTGTGAACTGCGGGTCACAGCACCCCGGGCGGAGAGTCTGACCGGAAGGGAAGCATCGGACCGGTTCGCCGAGATCATGCGGGGGGAAGTCGATACCGACCTGCTCGACGCGCTGACAGTGGAACAGGGGGCGAGCCTCGACCAACTTGCCGCCGCCGGCCTCGGACCGCTGGAGAGGGCACTGAACGGAGAGCCGGCGGACGGATCTGAGGACAATGATGGAGTCGGTACCGCCGATGCCGGCGACGGCGGGGGAGCGGCAGTCCTGGTGGACAGGATCGCCACGGAGAGGGCCCGCTACTTCACCCCGGGCGGAAAACCGTCGAAAGAATACAAAGCGGCCATGGACGAGCGCGCAGCGGCGTTGGAGGAGCACACCGCCGCTGGCAAGGCATACGACCAGGCACAGACGCTGATCATTGAGCTGGAGCGCCTGCGCGCCGAGAAAGAGACCATTGCGCTGCAGGAGCCCCACGCCCGTGAGGAGGCGAGAACCGCAGCGGTCAACGCGGAGAGGGGACGGGAACGACAGCGCCGACTGGATGAATGCCGCGCGGTACTGACCGGCGCACAGCAGAGACTCGAACTGGCTGAACAGCGGCTCCAGGTGCGTCGGGACCGTATCACCGAACTCACTGCCGCCGTGAACGTCCACGACGAAGCCACCGCAGAGGCTGCTGCGGCGTCGGACGCAGCAGAAGGTGCACAGCAGCAGGAGACCGAGCTGCGGATGACGCTGACACGTGAGCGACGACGGGCCCGCAGCACGATGGCGTTCATCCGCTACCTTGACGCGGTCCACCACCGCGACACCCTTGCAGAGACGCTCCGGGCGCTCCGGGAGAAACAGACGGAAGCCCGCGGCATCGCCGAGCTGATCACCAGCACCCGTGAACTCATTGACCAGAATCCGGTCACAGCGGAGGCGGCCGAGACGGTGCGACGCGCCGACGCCGATCTGACCAGGGCAGAGAGTGTCCGGGATGCCTCGGCCACGCTGATCGAACTGACCGGGGAGCAGGGTGGACGGTTCTTCGTCGACGGAGACGAGTACGAACTCGGCGAGACCCCGGAACAGCTGCATGTCACCTCCCGCCGCACACTCCAGCTCGGCGACTTTTCGCTCACGATCACTCCGGCGCAGGGCGTCGGGAGGTCGAAGGACGGCAGTGACCTCACCGCCGACGTCGACAGCGCAACGGCACGTCTGCAGTCAGCGCTCGCCGACGCGGGCGTTGACACCGTTGAGGCGGTGACACGGAAGGCCGAGACGCGTCGCCAGCTCCAGACTGAGCTCGCAGAACTCAGAATCAAGGTCAGCCAGGCGACCGGCGGGCTCGGACTGGAGGAGCTTGACCGGAACATCGAGGAACAGGGCCTGGAGCACCGGCGGGCGGAACACGCGGTGTCCGCGGCCCGCGAAGTCCTCGACACGGAGGATCCGGACAACGAGGTTGAACTGCCAGATTCCGACGTAGCGGACACAGAGGAGCTGCGTCGGGACGCTGAAGCGTGCGAAGGCCGAGTCGACCGGCTCCGCGAAGAGCTGGATACCCTTGCCAGAACCGGGGCGGCAGCCGTCCTGAACAGTCGACTTGAGGAACAGAAACGCGCTGCGGCCCGGGGGGCGGATCTCGAGGCGGCACTGGAAGGCATGCGGGCGGACGTCAGCGACGACCACCTGCGAACACAGGTTGAGCAGGCGCACCGTGAGGTGGAGGATGCGACGGAAAAACTGGAGGGATTGACCGCTGAACTCGATCCTGCCGTCAGTGACCTGGACACCCTTGAAGGACTCCTGGCGGGCGCCGAGTCACGGGTGCGGACGCTACGTGACCGTGCTGACCGGATCAGTCACGAGATCTCGAGGGCGAACGGGGCCTTGGGCGAGCACAGCGGTGTGGCCGAACGACTCGAAGCGGCCTCCGCCCGGCTCCAGCGGGCGCAACGGACCGAGGAACGCGTCAGCCAGCAGGCCCAGGCGGCGGACACCCTCCATCGTGCCGTGCAGTCGGCGCGGGACGATGCGCGGCGCCGCTACGAAGCTCCGTACCGTGCCTCCGTGGAAAGCCTGGCCAGGACACTGTACGGCCGTGCTGTCAGTATCGAGTTCGATGACGACCTCAGTATTTCGCGCCGGGTCCTGGACGCTACCGCACTCGACGCTGCGCAATTGTCCGGTGGAGCGAGGGAACAACTCGCGATTCTCTCCAGGCTCGCGGTCGCCGACATCGTCGGGCGCGGTGAAGGGGTTCCCGTCGTTATCGATGACGCACTCGGCTTCTCTGACACTGCACGGATTCACCGGATGAACGTGGTGCTCTCCCAGCTGGCGAAGACAAATCAGATCATCATCCTTACCTGTGATCCGGCGCGGTTCGACAGCATCCCCGGAGCCACCGCGACATCGATGGCGGAGTTGCGGCAGTAG